The candidate division KSB1 bacterium DNA segment GGCCAGCGCGAAGATGATGTCGAGGTGTTGGAAGCGAAGATCCGCGAGCATAATCTGCCGCTGGAAGCGTTTCAATGGTATCTTGACGTGCGGCGTTATGGCTCGGTGCCGCACGCCGGCTTCGGTCTCGGCGTCGAGCGCACGGTGGCGTGGATTTGCGGCCTGCATCACGTGCGCGAGACGATTCCGTTTGCGAGGTTGATGCATCGGTTGTATCCGTAGAACGCGAATCATAGAATCATAAGATGTAAAGCGTAAAAGTGTCAAAGATAATGTTGTGCAATTACGCTTTACGTTTTCATCTCAAAAATTTTCAATGCAGAGGTATCCATGATCATCGCCGTCATCGGCGGCGGGCAGTGCTCGGAAGAAATTTACGAGTTGGCGCGGCAAGTCGGCCAGGAGATTGCCAAAGCCGGTGCGATGCTGATTTGCGGCGGCATGTTCGGCGTGATGGAAGCGGCCTGCCGCGGCGCCAAAGAAGCCGGCGGCATGACGATTGGAATTTTGCCCGGCAAGACGAAAGACGAGGCCAATGCCTTCGTCGATCTGCCGATTGTCACCGGCTTCAACGACGCGCGCAACGTGATCATCGCGCGCAGCGCCGACGGCGTGATTGCCGTTGACGGAGCATACGGCACCTTGTCGGAAATAGCGTTTGCCTTGAAATTTGGCAAACCCGTTGCCGGCTTGAGGGTGTCATTCGATATTCCGCACGTTGCGCAAGCCACAACGGCGGCCGAAGCAGTGAATCTACTTCTTAAAAGGATCGAGGAGTAATATGAAAAAGGGCGTTCGCATCATCATCAACGGCATGGTGCAAGGCGTGGGTTTTCGGTATCACGTGCATCACTCGGCGCGGCGGCATTATTTAAAAGGCTGGGTCAAAAACCTGCCGGATGGCCGCGTCGAAACCGTTGCCGAAGGTGACGAAGAGGAGTTGCGCGAGTTTGTCAAGGAAGTCAAAAAGGGCTCGCGCTTTTCCCGCGTTGACGAGGTGCACGTGGAGTGGGTGGCGTTCACCAATCAATTTCCCAATTTTCAGATTACGGATTGAAAACAGTTCGCCGCTTTGCCGGTTAGCCTGTGCGCTCGTTGCTCAATAAACGGCTGACTGGCGAACCGGCTAACGAAACAAATTTATGAAAAAACTGTCCATGCAAGAACTCGAACGCTACATCCGCACCGTCAAAGATTTTCCCAGGCCCGGCATCGGCTTCAAAGACATCACGACACTTTTGAAAGAGCCAAAAGCCTTTGTGCAAGTCATTGATCTCTTTGCCAGGCATTTTCAAAATAAAAAAGTGCAAAAAGTCGTCGGCATAGAATCGCGCGGTTTTATTTTTGGCGCGCCGCTGGCGTTGCGTTTGAATGCCGGTTTCGTGCCGGCGCGCAAGCCGAAGAAACTTCCTGCTGCCACGGTGCGCGAAGAATATGCGTTGGAATACGGCTTTGACGCGATTGAAATGCACACCGATGCCATTGCCAAAGGCGAACGGGTTGCAGTGATTGATGATTTGCTCGCAACCGGCGGCACGGCCCGCGCGGCGGGCCGGCTCGTTGAAAAGTTGGGAGGGGAGCTGCTCGGTTTTGCTTTTTTGATTGAATTGGATTTTTTGCATGGCCGTGAAAAGTTGGCGGGATATGACGTGTTATCACTCATTCACGTGAGTGCGGAATAAACGCAAAATCCCCTCCTGCCGGATCCAATTCCCTCGTGTGCAATCGCCGCAGCATCTGCTGTAATCGCTGTAAATTCTTTTGTGAGTTTTCGCGAAGCGGCGGGCAATGCGTTTCAATCGTAATGTGTTGAATGGCGCGATCCTGAATGAGCGCCCGAAGCTGGCCCTCCCAATCGATTTTGCCTTCTCCCACCGGCACACATTCAATCAATGCACCCTTTATCGTATCTTTGACGTGGACATTCGCAATCCATTTTTTAATGGCCTCATAACCATCGGGATACGGAATTTCATCCGTGCCCAAGGCATTCGCCGGATCCCAATTGGCGCGCAGAAAAGGCGAGTCAACCGCGGCGATGAGCCGCGCCGTATTCTGCCCGCTGTCACACCAAAACCCCGGTTCATTCTCAACAGCCAACCGTAATCCTTCTTTTTGGGCCATTATCGCCATTTGACAGAAGGCTTCGACAACTTTTGGCAACAAAGAACTCGGCTGTTGCGGCAGGCGTTGAAAACCGAAGATGATCACCGTTGGAACATCGAGTTTCCTGGCCAGGCGAAAAGTTTCGGGCAATGTTTCATTCAACTCGCGCTGCAACGTTTCGTCATCGTCAATCGCGCCTTTACATGCGCCAGGTGAAAGCGCCGTGTAGCGAACGCGGAATTTTTCTTTGAGCCGCAGCAAGTCATCAACGGTTTCGGGCTTGACTGTTGGCACGCGCGCCTCGCCAATGACCCGCAGTTCATAATCCATGATGCCCCAGCTCATGCCGAGCTCAATCGCTTCACGCACCTCGGTGCTGATTTCATCTGTTACGATGCCGATCCGCATCACTCTCCGTGGTTGAAAGTGCAAGACAAATCGGTATTAAAAATACATTGCTTTGTTAAAAAGTCAAGCCTTCAAAAGGCAGGCTCAAAAAATCTGGACACTTGCATTCTTTGCACAAAATGATTATCTTGCATCCCTCGGCGCGGCAAAGTTCGATCAACCTCGGGGCGAGAAAGAGACCAGGCGATGACTTCGCGTGAACGAGTTTTGACGGCGATGACCGGCAAGCGTCCGGATCGTGTGCCGCTCAATTTTTTTGCGGGTTGGAACATTGCCGTCCGCGAAAAAGTGGCGGCGTGTTACGGCAGCGTCGAAGCGTTTTGCGAGCTGATGCACATCGACGCCGTGACCGGCGTTTTGCCGCGCTTTCCCTTTGGCGGGGCCGAGAAACATGCACAGATCATGGATTTGGATCACTATCTCGAGCTCGAACCGGATGATCCGGCTTCGCCGGCGATTCTCGATACGCCGTGCGATCAGGTGCTCAACATGACGGTCAATCAAGCTTTGCGTTATCATGAACAAGAGAAGGCGGTTTTTTGTCATGCCTGGGGCGTTTTCGAGTTGTCGCAATTTCTTTACGAACACGACGGCTTGCCGGGAACGGAGCAGGCCTTGCTCAACATGGCCGCCGAGCCGGAGAAAACGCGTCGCATGTTTTTCAAGCTGGCAGAATGGACAGCGGATTGCGTCGGGAATGCGATCAAAGCCGGAGTGGACGTCATCGAGCTTTCGGATGACTGGGGGCAACAGCGCACGATGATGTTCAGCCCGAAAATGTGGTGGGAGATGATTTATCCGGCGATGAAAATTATCGTGGATCGCGCGCGTCGTTATGATGTTCCCGTTCTTTTGCACAGTGATGGCGACATCACATTAGTCTTGGATGGCGTGATCAAGCTCGGGGTGAAAGGATTGCACCCGGTGCAGGAATCTTCCGGCATGTCGCCGCAAAAAACGCGTGATAGACTTGGCCCGAACTTTTGCATCATGGGCGGGCTGGATACGATCACAGCGCTGCCGGTGATGACGCCCGCTGAAATCCGCGCCGAAGTCGAGCGCGTTTTTTCCATTCTCAAAGACAGTGGGCCTTACATTTTTTCAGGGTCGCACATGATTCAGGATGATACCGATATAGAGGTGGTTGTTGCGGCGTATCAACGCGCGTATGAATTGGCGGCGTATTGAAATTGGAAATCGGAAGAATTTTTTTCCGAGATTGACCGGTCACTTAAACTGTATGAGGATTATCAAGCATCCCAGGCGACCGGTCTAGAACTCTTAGAAACTTGCTATGAATCCTGTTGCTCTCATCACCGGCGCGAGCCGCGGCATTGGTCGTGCGATTGCTCTCGCATTGGGCGGCTGTGGCTGCGATTTGGTGGTCAATTTCAGTTCCAATGTCGAAGCGGCAAGGCAAACCCAAACCGAGGCGATGAGCCACGCGCAGCAGCAAAACAAAAAAATTCGCGCTGAAATTTGCCAGTCCGACATCAGCCGCCGTGAAGATCGCGCCCAGCTCGTCAATTTTACTCGCGAAAAATTCGGCCGGTTGGATGTGCTCGTCAATAACGCGGGGATCGCGCCAACCGTTCGCGCCGATCTTCTCGAAACGAGCGAGGAAAGTTTTGAGCAACTGCTCGACGTAAATTTGAAAGGGTCGTATTTTCTCACGCAAGCCGTGGCAAAATGGATGATCGAGCAACGGCAGCACGATGCGGCGCGCCGGCCGAAAATCGTCACCATCAATTCGATCTCGGCTTACGCCGCCAGCGTCGACCGCGGCGATTATTGCGTTTCCAAAGCCGGTTTGGCGATGATGACGAAGTTGTTTGCCGTGCGGCTGGCGGAACACGGCATCAATGTTTACGAGATTCGTCCCGGCGTGATTGCCACAGACATGACGGCGCCAGTCAAAGAGAAATATGACCGCTTGATTGCCGGAGGTTTGGCGCCGATCAAACGCTGGGGGCAGCCGGAAGATGTTGCCAAAGCCGTCGTGGCGATCGCCCTCGACCAGTTTCCGTTTAGCACAGGCGAGGTGATTAACGTTGATGGTGGATTTCATCTGTTGCGATTGTAATCCCACTGCTACGTCCAATGATAAGGTATCCACAAAAAGCGGTGATTCACTTCCATCGCCGCCGCATGTTGTGACAGACGCACTTCGTTGAAGTCGTACATGCAATTCGCCAGAAAATTGTACAGCAGATTGCCGGTGAAAGGCGAGGGAACGTCGGTTTGCACGAAATGAACCGCAATCTTGCCGGCGTGAATATCCGCGATAAGAGAGGTGTCGTGCTCAAGGCTTTCAAATTGCGTTCCTCGATTTCTTCGGGCGTGAGCGAGAGCAACTGCTCGAGGCCGGGTGGGCGATCGGTATCGATAAAGCGCAGCATCAAGCCGTCGTCGTCAAACTGGCTTTGCACTTCGACGCCGGTCAGCTCTTCCATTTTATGTTGCAGAGCAAAGGCCCAGGGCGCGTTGACTTTGCCGCCGAAAACGGAATGAATGAACAAACGCGGGTCGCCGATTTCGTCGTAAAATTGCTCGACGATGATTTGTTGATCGGTCGGCAGCGCGCCGGTGCTGTCGATTTGCTTGTCAAAATGCGCCAGCAGATTTTCGGCGGACCAGCGATCCATCGCAAAATTCTCCATCAGCCAATTTAAAGCTTCCGGCAAAGCCAAGCGCTCCTGCACTTTGCGCCGAAACGCACCGACGCGCAAGCCGGTTTCGTAATCACGATAAAAAGAGTCGCCGCGCCAGAAGGGGGGACGCGGGCGTTCGGCATGAGCCGGCGTCACCCAAAAGCGATCATGCTCGATGCTGGTGATGCGCCATTCCGAAGAGCCGAGATAAAAAATATCGCCGATGTGCGACTCGAAAACAAACTCTTCTTCCATCTCGCCAACCTTGATATTGGTGTCGGCAATGTACACGCCGTAGTAGCCGCGGTCGGGAATGGTGCCGCCGTTCATGATCGCCCCTTGCCGCGCGCTTCGCTCACTTCCACGCCGGCAAGAAATTTCGCGCCAAGCCGAAGCCCGGGATAAGATCGCGGCAAATTCGCCATCAGCTCTTTCGCCACAACCGTTCCGATGAGGCGGCAATTGGGCGCAAGCCTCAGTTCGGCGCCGGCGGTTCGGGTTCGGCAGCGGCCTCACGCGCTTTCTCAGGCGGCAAAGGCTTGCAGGCAAGCCCAAACGTGCTAATGACAACGACAAAAATGAAAATAGACGGCATCAACGTACGATTTCCAAACACCAAAGAGGTGGCATCTAAAAAAATAAACTGTGGGAAAGTTACCGCGAGAGGTGAGAAATCGGTTAGTCCCTTAAAAAATCCCTAGCGGCCAACAGTTAGAAAAGACGCAGAGGGCGTCATCACATCCTTGTCTTGCTCCCCCGTCACCCCGGTTAAATACAATTTAATTGATCGCAACTGGGAGGTACGAACACGAGAAACGATTTGGCGGAAAAACGCCTCGCGATTGGTTGGGACAGAAGGGAAAGCTGAGGAGCAGCGCAGTATGCGTTTAATGATTTTAATTATTGGGAGTGTTACTTACCGTTGGATCGTTACAATTTTTTTTCCCTTTACCTCACCACCATCCATTTCCTCGTCACCCGTTGTCCGCGCCATTCCGCTTGAATGAAATAAATTCCCGCCGAGAGCTTGTTGCGGTCGAGGGGCAGCGCGACGCTTTGTTCGCCGGCAGCAAGGCGCATTTGCCAACTTGCCATTTCCTGTCCGATCACGTTGAATAGGCGCGCGGTGAAGCGATCGGCGGCCGGCAAGCTGACGCGCAAAAGCAACGGTTGGTTTGCCGCCGGATGAAATGGATTGGGGAAATTCGCAGATATTTGAAAACTCGCCGGTGCGCGCGGCGCTTCCGTCGCGTTGACTCTTAGTCGGGGAAAGCGGTAAACCCCGGTCCCAGCCGTGGCGAGGTAAACGTGTTGGCTGTCTGCCAAATCAAAAACCAGACTGCTGACGCCCTTGATGAGGTTGCCGGGAGCGACGGCAGTCCAATTCTCACCGCCGTTTCTGCTTTCGTATAGGGCGAAGAGATCATTGTCTGAGGCGCCGCCGGCAAAAATTTGATTGGGCCGCTGCGGATTGATGGCCAACGCCTTGAAAGCGACGCCGGGATTTTGCAGCGTGGTCAACCTCCAACTCTTGCCGGCATCATGGGATTTGATGATCGCGTGATTCAACGCGGCGTAAACGATGCTCGTGTCAACGGGATGCAGCGCCAGCGCCCGGCATTCATCGGATCCTGCCACGGCGGGGCTGCGATCTTCCCAGTGCTCTCCGGAATCGATCGAACGAAGAATGAATGGGATTCGAACGCCCAGGTTGTTCAGCCGATAGCCGCCGGCCCATGCTTCGTTTGCAAGGTTTGAGAAGGTCGATCGCAATTTCGTCGCCAGGGCGAGAATATTCGTGGACGGCGCTTGCCAAACAAGTTTCCAGTTTTCCCCGCGATCTGGCGATCTCCAGATTGAAGCCGGTGCCGCCGCAAACGCAGTGACAAACGTCGGCCCAATCGGCTGGCACACGTCGATTCCGGCCAGCGCATTGATTTGTTGAGTCGCCGTGCGGTCGATCCCGTCATCCGAGGGCTTCCATTGCCCTTTTTTCGTGCACGTGTCCGGGCGTTGTTGATGGAAATAAATCAGGGCCGTGTCGCTGCGGGCCGGGTTGGGTATGCTGCCGGCGAGAATGCCCTTCCAACAAATCAGCGGGCAAACTGTATGAAAAGCGAAAATCGAAGTGAGCGTCTTCGCCGGTACGCCGAGATGAACCCAGCCGGAATCCGGTTCGCCCAACCAGCGGCGATAGGCGCCGTCGTTTTCAGTTGCGGCGTAAAGTGAGCCCCCATAAAAGTGCATTGCCGTCACGGTCTTGCCTTCCAAACCGAACGGCTCGAGCTGCTGGGCGGCCGACGTGCCGGTGGCCAGCCAAACACAGAGGAGTGCGCCAACGCAGCGACGCATGATGCTTTGGCCCGATCTTTTAACCGCGAGGGAGATCGCGCCTCGGGCTTGCCGGCTGGTGAATCCGGGGCCGCTTGCTTTCTGGGCATAGGTGGACATGAAAGATCGCCTGATGGTTTAGCGTGATTCTTAACAAACTTACCACCAAAGAACGTGCTGAGTTCCGCCCGACGATGAATCATCGGGCTCAGAGGTGGAAGCGTGATAAATCACGCTAAAAAACCGAGGATGCTTTAGCCTACGGCCCACAGGCATCCTTTCCACCTCGTAGACCCACGATTCATCGTGGGGCGGAATTATTTCCATTCAGGCCAATTGACTGATTGCTCCTGCTCTTTCTCATACTCTTACTCGCTGTTGAAATTTCTAAAAGCGAGTAAGAGTACGAGTAAAAGTACGAGCAACAAGCAACCAGCAATCAGTCCTTATTTCAACAACGTCATCCGCCGCGTTTCGGTGAAAGCCGCGTTGCCGTCCTTGCCTTGTACGATAATCTTGTACAAGTAAACGCCGGCGGCCACGAGCTTGCCGGACTCGTCGCGCGCGTTCCAGCGCAGGGTTTGCCGTCCGGCGGGCATTTCGCGATCGACCAACCGGCGAACAAGCTGGCCGTTGGCATTGAAAATATTCACCGTCACCTTGCCTGCTTCCGGCAGCGCGAAGCTGATTATCGTGCTCGGATTGAATGGGTTGGGATAATTCTGCGCCAACTCGTAGCTGGTTACCGGTTGCTCGTTGCCGGTGATCTCAACATCAGCTTCGGATTCATCCTCTTTGGGCAGACTGGGGGAGCTGTGATGGAAGAAACTGGCGCCGTTGGACACCTCGATTTTCTTGGCGCAAATCGAGCCTTTGAACTGGCTCTTTTGCCCCAGCGTCACCAGAGTACTCGGCGCGATGATGGCGCCGCGCACCACCGCCTTGGCGCCGATGTTAACGGTGCTGCCGCTCATGGTGAGAAATCCAACTTGCGTGCTCGCCATCGGTCCGGCGGGTGTGATGACGACCTTGGCGCTTTCGCCAAAGCTGAGATTGCCCACCACATTGATCGTGATCGGTCCGGCCGCCACGTCGCAGATCAGCATGGTGGAACCGTTCAGCTCCAGTTTGCTCATGAAATAAACGCCGCTCGACAAGAACAACTTGCTGCCATTCAACACCCTGACCTCGGCATAGGCGCCGGGCGGCAGCGTGAGTGATTTGTTTTGGCTAAGCAGAATGCTTCCCAAGCCAGCGGCAAAAGAGAGCGTGGGCAGCGGGATTCTGGCTACCGGCGCAATGGTGACGGCGCCGGTGACTCTGGCATTGCCAAGAATGCTGACGTGATTGCCCGCGGTCGCATCGCCCACAACGGTATTTTTGGAGCGAATGAGAATACCATTGACCGCCGTGAGATTGCCTTTCACCACGGTGGGCCGGCCAATCTCGAAGTTGATGTTGGTGTTCGAATGCAGGTTCCCTTCACCAACCGTCGGGGCGTTGAGATGGATGTATTCATTCGTCAGGAAAACCCCATCGTGCACCGTAATCGTCACCTCATCCGTGGCTTCACAGCCTCTGGCGTCCGTCACCAACACCGTGTAAGTCGTGGTGACAATTGGACGAGCTTTGGGGTTGGCTGCAGTCGGATTATCCAAGCCGGTGGTGGGAGTCCAACTGAAAGTGTAAGGCGGTGTTCCGCCGGTCGCCGTCGGGGTGCCGCCAAGGGTCACGGTTTGGCCGACGCAGATGAAGCGATCGGCGCCCGCATCCACGGTCGGCATGCCGCCGCCATCGGTGCAAACGGTCGGCGAAATAAACAGCGAGGCGCATTGGAAAGTGCCGACGTCCAGCGTGGCAGTATCCTGAATTCGGAGCGTCCACGTTCCATTGACTTGCGTGCCGGACTTGCCGTTGAACGCGGTCAGCGGAGACTCCGGACGGAAAGCTCCGACGAATGGAGCAGCCCCGGAGCTGATGGGTGTTGGGGCAGCATCATCAAACGTCGTTCGCAAGCTTTGTGGACTGCACGCTGCGCCGAAATTGTCACCGCTGCCGCCTCTGTTGTTCGACAAAGCGACGATGGTCCCGTCGGGCGAAATCAGCGAGATCACCAGATCGCCATCGAACGTATGAAGCAGATGAAGGGATAAGGTGACTTTGGCAATCGCACCGGTGAATCCGGACACTGCAATCGGGATATTCGTCGTCGCGACATCGGGAATGGGTGTAGACGTATTATTGTCAAACGAAATGGCCGTGCCCGGGCTGCCGGATTGTAAAGTAAAATTCGCCACATCCGGCCCGCCGGCGTAGTTGAGGGTCAGCGTAAATTGAACCGGCGTTCCACATACGAAGCTTGGTGAGGTGAAAATGGTGAACGCTGTGGTGTTGGTTCCGCTTGCACCAGGAGCAAGATTCGGATAAGATTGCGTCGCTTGCAAGACGGTGACCTCGGGTGTGCTGGTTGAAAGCGTCGCGGTCACGCCGGTTGCCGTCGCGCTGCCATTGTTCTTGACCGTGACGAAAATTCTGTTGCACTCGTTGAAGTCAATCACGCCATTGCCGTTCCCGCCGCTCAGGGTGGAAGAAACGAAGTCGAGAATCGGGCCTGGACCACCCAGGGGGAACTTGGCAAAGCGCACGTTCGCATTCTTGCGCGTCGGCACGGCGATGCTCTGATCGCGGTTGTCACCCCAGGTTGAATAGAAAAAGTTGTTGTCCGCCGCCATCATGTCGTAGTCGCCCATGTAAACACTGTTGACAACGGGATCGACGCCAAAAACCGGCGGGAATTGCGAGCTGATGCGGAAGTTTGGACCGAACGTCACGGTTGAGCCTGAGATTGTTGCGGTGACGCCCCAGTATTCAATATTGCGGTCTGCCGGATCGTTCCGATTATCATACCAGGCAACGGCGAGTCCGCTGCCGTCCGGCCGCACGGCAATAGCCGGAAAATATTGCGCCCGCGACGTGCCATCATCATTGAGTCCGATCGCAGCGCTCCAGGTTGTCCCGCCATCGGTCGACATCCGGAAGAAAATATTACCGCGATCGCCGCCCGTCGTAGCGGTAGTCGGGTCGTTATAGACAACGTAAAGATGGCGACTCACCGGATTGACCGCGACCTGTGGAAAAGAGTTGGACCGGAAACCAGCCACCAAGTTCAAACCACCATTGGTAACCGTCGAGGTCAGCCTCGTGACGCTGATTTCCGGGCCGAAAGTCACACCAAAATCCGTGGATTTGCGCATCCGGATCTGGCGCGGCGTGAAGTTTTGATCATACCAAAAAACATACACGGCATGATCGGGTCCAACGGTAACAAATGCGCCTTGCACGTTGCTCGGGCTTGCAGCCTTGATAAGCAGACCCTCGGGCTTGGCGTGAAGGTGGCGCCATGATCGAGGGAGCGGGTAAAGCGGATGCCGCCGCCTGTGGAAGCGAAATCTCGAACCACCAGATATACATTTCCCTGTCCTGGGCCAGGAAAATTGTCCACAGCAATCCATTCTTTATCCTGGAATCCTGTGGCGCCGGGCACACCTTGCGTCGGCGCCATCCAGGTTGCGCCGTCGTCATCCGAGCGGAACACGGCAATGCCGTTTCCTGAAAACTGCAGCGTTGAAAAGTAAATCCTTCCGGTGACATTATTGCGCGCCAGAACGGGATCGCCCGCGTCACCGGTTGGGTTGGTTGGGAGCGTTCCGCCGTCGACCCACGTCGAGCCGCCGTTCGCCGAGGTGGAGAAGCCGGTGAATTTAGAGGCGCCGCCGATAAACGAGCCTGAATCGTTGAAGCCGACGATGATGTTGGAGCCTGATCCCAGGACAATGGCTGTTTCGCTCTGGGTGTCTTGAGCGGTGGCATCGGCCGTGGCGTCATTCACGAGATTGTTCGCGAGAGCTGAGAACAACGTCCCGCCGCCGCTCGAACCAATCTTTCCCAAGCCGCTTCTGGGTGCACTGCCCTTTTCATCCGCAGGACGTTTCTCCCCGGGGCGCGGGCCCAGCTCCGCGTCCAGCATGGTGCGCGCCGCTCCCGAAAGACGATCGAAGATGGCAGGATTGTTGTAGATTCTTTGATGTTCCGCATCCTGCGAGAATGCGGCACCGGCGAACATGAACAGGCTGCCAAAAAGCATGGCGCCCGCCAAACACGTACCGGCAAGAGTTTTGGTAATGCTTTTCATAACTCGTTTCCTTGTTTTTTGGTGAAAAATCATCAAGGGATTTGCATTCATGCCGAGCAACGTCCATGCTCTTTAAAAATCCGTTTATAGTGGAATTTTTTTGTATGCCGGTCTCACCTCCTAACTTCGCATGGTTTGTAGTGAAAATAAGTTTCCAAAGAATCATGTGAATACTCAGCTTACCCTTGCCTGGGGAAAACGCGGTCAATTCCTGGCGGGAGGTTTACAACTCGAGGGGTTTTAAAGAGGTGGGTGGCGCGGTGGATGCAAAATTTTCGCCGCGCCATTTGGGGAAGAAGCCTATCTGCTCTTCCCACAGCCTAATTTAAACAAAACGCAATTATTTTGTGTGATCGGAAAGCAAGAAATTAAATAAAGCGTCCCCCGTCCAAGGACAACTGCTCCCAAAACCGATTTGGAAACAGCGTCCCCGAGGCGGTAGGGGTCTGCCAATCAATAGTTCT contains these protein-coding regions:
- a CDS encoding TIGR00725 family protein is translated as MIIAVIGGGQCSEEIYELARQVGQEIAKAGAMLICGGMFGVMEAACRGAKEAGGMTIGILPGKTKDEANAFVDLPIVTGFNDARNVIIARSADGVIAVDGAYGTLSEIAFALKFGKPVAGLRVSFDIPHVAQATTAAEAVNLLLKRIEE
- a CDS encoding acylphosphatase, which codes for MKKGVRIIINGMVQGVGFRYHVHHSARRHYLKGWVKNLPDGRVETVAEGDEEELREFVKEVKKGSRFSRVDEVHVEWVAFTNQFPNFQITD
- a CDS encoding adenine phosphoribosyltransferase; translation: MKKLSMQELERYIRTVKDFPRPGIGFKDITTLLKEPKAFVQVIDLFARHFQNKKVQKVVGIESRGFIFGAPLALRLNAGFVPARKPKKLPAATVREEYALEYGFDAIEMHTDAIAKGERVAVIDDLLATGGTARAAGRLVEKLGGELLGFAFLIELDFLHGREKLAGYDVLSLIHVSAE
- a CDS encoding sugar phosphate isomerase/epimerase translates to MRIGIVTDEISTEVREAIELGMSWGIMDYELRVIGEARVPTVKPETVDDLLRLKEKFRVRYTALSPGACKGAIDDDETLQRELNETLPETFRLARKLDVPTVIIFGFQRLPQQPSSLLPKVVEAFCQMAIMAQKEGLRLAVENEPGFWCDSGQNTARLIAAVDSPFLRANWDPANALGTDEIPYPDGYEAIKKWIANVHVKDTIKGALIECVPVGEGKIDWEGQLRALIQDRAIQHITIETHCPPLRENSQKNLQRLQQMLRRLHTRELDPAGGDFAFIPHSRE
- a CDS encoding uroporphyrinogen decarboxylase family protein, whose protein sequence is MTSRERVLTAMTGKRPDRVPLNFFAGWNIAVREKVAACYGSVEAFCELMHIDAVTGVLPRFPFGGAEKHAQIMDLDHYLELEPDDPASPAILDTPCDQVLNMTVNQALRYHEQEKAVFCHAWGVFELSQFLYEHDGLPGTEQALLNMAAEPEKTRRMFFKLAEWTADCVGNAIKAGVDVIELSDDWGQQRTMMFSPKMWWEMIYPAMKIIVDRARRYDVPVLLHSDGDITLVLDGVIKLGVKGLHPVQESSGMSPQKTRDRLGPNFCIMGGLDTITALPVMTPAEIRAEVERVFSILKDSGPYIFSGSHMIQDDTDIEVVVAAYQRAYELAAY
- a CDS encoding 3-ketoacyl-ACP reductase, whose protein sequence is MNPVALITGASRGIGRAIALALGGCGCDLVVNFSSNVEAARQTQTEAMSHAQQQNKKIRAEICQSDISRREDRAQLVNFTREKFGRLDVLVNNAGIAPTVRADLLETSEESFEQLLDVNLKGSYFLTQAVAKWMIEQRQHDAARRPKIVTINSISAYAASVDRGDYCVSKAGLAMMTKLFAVRLAEHGINVYEIRPGVIATDMTAPVKEKYDRLIAGGLAPIKRWGQPEDVAKAVVAIALDQFPFSTGEVINVDGGFHLLRL
- a CDS encoding T9SS type A sorting domain-containing protein, whose translation is MSTYAQKASGPGFTSRQARGAISLAVKRSGQSIMRRCVGALLCVWLATGTSAAQQLEPFGLEGKTVTAMHFYGGSLYAATENDGAYRRWLGEPDSGWVHLGVPAKTLTSIFAFHTVCPLICWKGILAGSIPNPARSDTALIYFHQQRPDTCTKKGQWKPSDDGIDRTATQQINALAGIDVCQPIGPTFVTAFAAAPASIWRSPDRGENWKLVWQAPSTNILALATKLRSTFSNLANEAWAGGYRLNNLGVRIPFILRSIDSGEHWEDRSPAVAGSDECRALALHPVDTSIVYAALNHAIIKSHDAGKSWRLTTLQNPGVAFKALAINPQRPNQIFAGGASDNDLFALYESRNGGENWTAVAPGNLIKGVSSLVFDLADSQHVYLATAGTGVYRFPRLRVNATEAPRAPASFQISANFPNPFHPAANQPLLLRVSLPAADRFTARLFNVIGQEMASWQMRLAAGEQSVALPLDRNKLSAGIYFIQAEWRGQRVTRKWMVVR
- a CDS encoding proprotein convertase P-domain-containing protein — translated: MRKSTDFGVTFGPEISVTRLTSTVTNGGLNLVAGFRSNSFPQVAVNPVSRHLYVVYNDPTTATTGGDRGNIFFRMSTDGGTTWSAAIGLNDDGTSRAQYFPAIAVRPDGSGLAVAWYDNRNDPADRNIEYWGVTATISGSTVTFGPNFRISSQFPPVFGVDPVVNSVYMGDYDMMAADNNFFYSTWGDNRDQSIAVPTRKNANVRFAKFPLGGPGPILDFVSSTLSGGNGNGVIDFNECNRIFVTVKNNGSATATGVTATLSTSTPEVTVLQATQSYPNLAPGASGTNTTAFTIFTSPSFVCGTPVQFTLTLNYAGGPDVANFTLQSGSPGTAISFDNNTSTPIPDVATTNIPIAVSGFTGAIAKVTLSLHLLHTFDGDLVISLISPDGTIVALSNNRGGSGDNFGAACSPQSLRTTFDDAAPTPISSGAAPFVGAFRPESPLTAFNGKSGTQVNGTWTLRIQDTATLDVGTFQCASLFISPTVCTDGGGMPTVDAGADRFICVGQTVTLGGTPTATGGTPPYTFSWTPTTGLDNPTAANPKARPIVTTTYTVLVTDARGCEATDEVTITVHDGVFLTNEYIHLNAPTVGEGNLHSNTNINFEIGRPTVVKGNLTAVNGILIRSKNTVVGDATAGNHVSILGNARVTGAVTIAPVARIPLPTLSFAAGLGSILLSQNKSLTLPPGAYAEVRVLNGSKLFLSSGVYFMSKLELNGSTMLICDVAAGPITINVVGNLSFGESAKVVITPAGPMASTQVGFLTMSGSTVNIGAKAVVRGAIIAPSTLVTLGQKSQFKGSICAKKIEVSNGASFFHHSSPSLPKEDESEADVEITGNEQPVTSYELAQNYPNPFNPSTIISFALPEAGKVTVNIFNANGQLVRRLVDREMPAGRQTLRWNARDESGKLVAAGVYLYKIIVQGKDGNAAFTETRRMTLLK
- a CDS encoding glycoside hydrolase — translated: MKSITKTLAGTCLAGAMLFGSLFMFAGAAFSQDAEHQRIYNNPAIFDRLSGAARTMLDAELGPRPGEKRPADEKGSAPRSGLGKIGSSGGGTLFSALANNLVNDATADATAQDTQSETAIVLGSGSNIIVGFNDSGSFIGGASKFTGFSTSANGGSTWVDGGTLPTNPTGDAGDPVLARNNVTGRIYFSTLQFSGNGIAVFRSDDDGATWMAPTQGVPGATGFQDKEWIAVDNFPGPGQGNVYLVVRDFASTGGGIRFTRSLDHGATFTPSPRVCLSRLQARATCKAHLLPLDPIMPCMFFGMIKTSRRARSGCANPRILV